The nucleotide sequence GAAATATTAACAAAAGAAGCGTCCATGAATCTAAGTGATTCATGGACGCCTCTTTAAAACCATAGATATTTCCATTTGAATAAATAAAAGCTTTCCATTACCCCAATGATTTACTTATTCATCACCCTATTGTTTGTAGGTCTTGTATTTTCCTTCGAAGAGATAGCCAATCTCATTGCTTTTCACAACGGTAACCGCTATTGCATTATTCAAAAGTTCAATCGTCACCACGCCGCTGCCTCCAAAACCATCTTCGGTGTAATAGATTCTGGCTTTGTTGCCGACGAATTTTGCTTCGCCTTCAACTGAACCGATGTACATTGCGCCAGAAGACATCGAATCTACTTGGACGGTCGCCGTGTTTCCTTTTACATTCGTTAGGTTAACAGACAAGTAGGCGTCTTGATCATTTGCTCTCTTTGTTTCCCATAGCCCTTGGTAATCCGCTGCTTCATAAGGCATGACATCGGGTTTATCTAGAGTTTGCTCAAGTTTGTACATGAAGAGCGCATATTCCCCGCGTTTCAAAAGATCGTCTGTTCCAAACTTATCAATCGACTTCCCTGTGGCGATCTTACTCTCGACTAACATTCCTACAGCTTCCGCATAACGGGAATTGACATCCGTAAAACTAAGCGTGGATTGGTTTTTTTCTAAATCATAGGCAGTTGTTTTAGTGAGCATCAACGCCATTTCACCGCGCTTCATCAAATCGTTGAAGCCGAAACTCTTGGAGGATTTCCCATTGACGATTCCTGCATCTTTCAACGCATTAATCGCGACCACTCCACGCGTCGGCACATCTTTAAATCCCGAAGCCGGAGCATCTTTTTCCGTCAGACCAAGCGCATGTGCTAAAATGATGGCCGCATCTCCGCGTTTGATGTTTTGATCAATCCCAAATTTGGTTTTGGAAATCCCGTTTGTGATGTCTTGGTTAACCAAATAATTGACCGACTGCTCATAACGCTCCGATACATCCGAGAACGAAGTTGCCGCCGAAACAGGTGATGCAATCACCGAAGCGGCTAAGACAAAAGATAAAGCAGTGGGAATGGTAAGCTTCCGAAGAATTGCAGATTTTACTGTCATGTTTTTTCCTCCAATTTCTATTAAGTAAAAAGAACTAAGTGAATTCTATCACTAAATTACCAGAAAATACATACTGTTATTCAACTTATTTGGCAGATTCTAATTCCATGATTTTGTTCTCAGTAAATTTTCCATATAAAAAAGAACGCCCCTGTTGGACGTTCTTTGCTTTGTTTCCTCATTTAACTAGCTCCGCGTAAATCCCCGTGCTTCCATCTTCTTTCACTTCTTCCGAAAAACTCATGGTCGGGTAGTTCCGATGCAATTCTTCGTTCGGTTCTTTAAAAATCACCGCTAAAGGACGCAAGGCAATGTGTTGATCGATTTCCGCTAACTCTTTTCTTATTCCAGATTCGTTGGCATCGAAATAACTTGTGACTTCTTCCAATTCTTCTGCGTTTAAGAATTCTTCAATTGCTTGTGTATTTAATTCCATCATATCCTCCTTTCTAGACACCAAGTATCCAGCCGGATTCACCATAAAGAAATGGCATGAGAAAGAAACCGCATTTCAACTTGAATGTCTTCTAATGTACAAACTTCCCGCAAATGAAAAAGCGCTCCCTTTAGGAGCTGCCTCACTTCATTATTCCATTTCTGCTAACTCTTCTACAGAGCCTGTTTCTTCAAAAGCGCCAATGCCTTCTCGCAAGGCTTTTGCAAATTCATCCTGGCTTTTGAAAAAGATCACTTGGTTATCTGTTGTGTGGGCTTCCGCCATCGTTCCTTGGTTTGTTCTATTCATATTCCTTACCTCCAACAATTCAAATTGATTATTTCCGTATCTACATTATTCCCTTCATTTCCATCTCTAAACCTTTCTTGCTTTCCCTTTCTTTGGCTTTGGTGAAGTCTCTATACACCAAAAAGCCTCGAACCTCCCTATTGGGAAATTCAAGGCTTTCCACTCATCCATACAACAGAAATCCAGTTAAGACTCGTAACTCTCTCTAGCCGCAGCTTTTTTGGCTTTCTTCTCTTTCTGGTCCTTCTTATAATACTGATCCGATGTGAAAAACTCGGTGGTCAGTGCTTTTACTTTGTTGCTTAACAGCAGGATGGCGATGACGTTTGGAATGAGTATCGCCGCAAGCATAATGTCGAGGAAGCCCCAAATCACTTCTGCTGCTCCGACCGCCCCCAACACGATGGCCAGGATATAAACGACTTGCATGCCGTAAGACGCTTTCATGCCAAACAGGAACTCGGCCTGCTTCGCCCCGTAGAAAACAACAACCAGTACAGTGGATAACACAAAGAAAATCAACGCAATCGTCACAAGAATCGAACCAAATTCACCAAAGTAGGATTCAAATGCCATGCTTGTCAAAGCCGAAGAATTGTCCATGGCTCCTTCATTCGTCCAGACACCGGATGACAGCACTACAAATGCAGTCGCCGTACAGACAATCAGCGTATCGACAACTACGCCAACAACTGCCCAGAACCCTTGTCTGACAGGATGATCCGTCATGGCCGCTGCATGGGCAATCGGCGCCGTTCCGAGCCCGGCCTCGTTGGAATAAAGGCCGCGGGCAAATCCCCAACGAATCACTTCCACGATGGCTGCCCCAGCAAAACCACCGACAACAGGTGCAGGTGAAAATGCGTTGCTAAAAATGAGCATGAAAAATTCCGGAACTGCGCTGACGTTCATCAAGAGAATGACAACCGCTCCCCCGACATAAAACAAAGCCATAAACGGAACGAATATCTCTGTGACCTTGCCGATCCGCTTGATGCCGCCGAACACAACAATGGAGATCAAAACGGCAGTGGCAATGCCCGTCCATAAGGCAGGGATATTGAATGTCGTTTCAACTGTAGTGGCGATGGAATTCCCTTGCACCATGATGCTCGGGATCAATTCGATCATCAACGCGAAGGAAAACCAGACGCCAAGCCACTTCATGTTCAAGCCTTTCGTCATGTAATACATCGGTCCGCCGACAAACTCGCCCTTGGCGTTTTTCT is from Planococcus liqunii and encodes:
- a CDS encoding S-layer homology domain-containing protein; translation: MTVKSAILRKLTIPTALSFVLAASVIASPVSAATSFSDVSERYEQSVNYLVNQDITNGISKTKFGIDQNIKRGDAAIILAHALGLTEKDAPASGFKDVPTRGVVAINALKDAGIVNGKSSKSFGFNDLMKRGEMALMLTKTTAYDLEKNQSTLSFTDVNSRYAEAVGMLVESKIATGKSIDKFGTDDLLKRGEYALFMYKLEQTLDKPDVMPYEAADYQGLWETKRANDQDAYLSVNLTNVKGNTATVQVDSMSSGAMYIGSVEGEAKFVGNKARIYYTEDGFGGSGVVTIELLNNAIAVTVVKSNEIGYLFEGKYKTYKQ
- a CDS encoding alanine/glycine:cation symporter family protein, giving the protein MEGFLQKVADFSAWLWGIPLITVLLLSGLYMTFKLGFFQFRYFGYIIGQTFGSVFKKPKGEGTVTPFQALTSALSSTIGAANIVGVPAAIMFGGPGAVFWMWVIALIGMALKFAESVLAVEYREKNAKGEFVGGPMYYMTKGLNMKWLGVWFSFALMIELIPSIMVQGNSIATTVETTFNIPALWTGIATAVLISIVVFGGIKRIGKVTEIFVPFMALFYVGGAVVILLMNVSAVPEFFMLIFSNAFSPAPVVGGFAGAAIVEVIRWGFARGLYSNEAGLGTAPIAHAAAMTDHPVRQGFWAVVGVVVDTLIVCTATAFVVLSSGVWTNEGAMDNSSALTSMAFESYFGEFGSILVTIALIFFVLSTVLVVVFYGAKQAEFLFGMKASYGMQVVYILAIVLGAVGAAEVIWGFLDIMLAAILIPNVIAILLLSNKVKALTTEFFTSDQYYKKDQKEKKAKKAAARESYES